CATCCAACCCTCACACTCTTCAGGGCTGTCATCTCCATCACCAGTCTGAAGGTCTCAGCCTGTAGGCCAACAGCTCCTGAATTCTGATCACCTTACTCAGTGtctcccttctttccctcctcaCTCCACCCCTAGTCTCCAGGTGCGCTACGGCACAGTGTGGAGCGACTATGTGGGTGGCACCTCGGGAGACTTGGACGAGATCTTTCTCTACCCTGGGGAATCCATCGTTCAGGTGTCGGGAAAGTACAAGACCTACCTGAGAAAGCTGGTCTTTGTGACGGACAAGTTCCGCTTCCTGTCTTTCGGGAAAGACAAAGGCACGAGTTTCAACGCTGTTCCTCTGTACCCCAACACTGTGCTACGATTCTTCAGTGGCCGATCTGGCTCCCTTATTGATGCCATCGGCTTCCACTGGGACCTCTACCCCTCTGATTACGAGAGCTGCTAAGTTGCACGGCAACTCTACAATGGGGACTTGGGAACCCACTCACCACTAACCATCATCCACatgtctcaattaaaaaaaaaacaacaaacaataaaagGGCATGACTACAGCTAGTGGGATGCACCTCTTGACTCTGGGTAGGAATGTGTGAATCTCATTTCTGGCTACTTGTTGTGTGTTAGTCTGGGGaagagtgggaggaggagggagagaggtgaAAGAATCCTGAGCTTTTCTTCATAATTTATCAAGAGGAGATAAGgtcttccttagtggtccagtggttaagagtctgcctgccaatgcaagagacactggttcgatgcctggtctgggaggatcccacatgtcgaGGAGCAACTGAACCCAttcgccacaaccactgaagcctacAAGCCCATGCACCCCAGCAGGAGAGTAGCCAGGGCttgccacgactagagaaagtcagagtgcagcagcaaagacccagcacagccccagatAACTAAACTTTACAAAAGTATTTTCAGCTGAGATAACTTTTAGAAATATAGAAGAGATAAGATTCTGGCctgaactgattctttttttcaaatgtctACCCAAACTGGAGGCTGAAGCTAAGGCCAAGTCGTGGCTTATCGTCAAGACTCCAGATGCTTCACTCTCCAGccctttcttcctttgtcttcttGAGCTAGTGCCTCTCCACCAACAGGCTGTCACCTCACTCTCCTGACCTCAACCCACTCACCGTTTGTGGGTGCCTGGAGGTCACCATCCTTCGTTCTTTCCCAGAACCCACTCGACTCCCAAAGTTTAGCCCGAGTGACTGCCAAGGACTCTGGCTATTTACCCCATCCTAGTTTCCGCCTTCACACGTAAGTCCTGGGTCCGTGGTCAGCTCTCTCAGACCTCAGTTCTTTCCTCCGGAAGCCATCACCTGCTCAACAGCTTCTACTCTGTCAACTGTTGTTGCtgtctagtcactcagttgtatccgactgtttatgaccccatggactgtagctcgcctggctcctctgttcatgggatttcccagacaagaatactggagtgggttgccatttccttctccagaggatcttcccgacccagggatcaaacctgcatctcctgcattggcaggtggagtcttcaccactgagccaccagggaagcccactctgccAATTTTACCCTCAAAACAAAAGGGTATTCCAggaggtggggttggggtggaGATTGTCCATCATGTTTCTGTGAACTGAAGGGGCTACTTAGAGTCCGGGAGAAGCATTAGGGGGACTGGACATATTCAGGAAGGATTTAAGGGTATATAGTTGCTTTGGAAATTCTAGTTCTCGGTCCCAAATTTTtgacagttttttgtttgtttatttgtgctCGTGGTGGTGATTACTCATTGCTCCCAATAGGTTTATTCACATCCCAGGGAATTTCGGTCACACTTTTTCCCAATTAGACAAAAATAACAGTCatgtatatgtaattttataaagaaatattagCATGATACAAACTCATGACTAGTCTGTTTTTTATAAAAATGCCTTTATTTCTCTCAAGTCCAtggaatggaatattatgcaactatatttttattgatatataaatcCCATAAAATTCACCCCACTTTTTGACTGCGCCCCCGTGTCATGTGGGATGATTGGCATGGTTCCCCAACCTGGgttggaacccacaccccctgcattggaagcactaagtcttaatcactggctGGCCAGGGAAGacccataaaattcaccctttaaaaaaaaattttattttttggcggggtcttctttgttcttcctggacttctcattgtggtagcttttcttgttacagagccctggctCTAGAGTGCATGGACTTCAGTCGTTGTGatatgtgggcttagctgccccacggcatgtgaaATCCTC
This window of the Capricornis sumatraensis isolate serow.1 chromosome 3, serow.2, whole genome shotgun sequence genome carries:
- the ZG16 gene encoding zymogen granule membrane protein 16, which encodes MWTTALLALLCASASATEIQPRASSYSGEYGGGGGERFSQSGNQLDGPITAIRIRVSSYYIVGLQVRYGTVWSDYVGGTSGDLDEIFLYPGESIVQVSGKYKTYLRKLVFVTDKFRFLSFGKDKGTSFNAVPLYPNTVLRFFSGRSGSLIDAIGFHWDLYPSDYESC